Within the Equus przewalskii isolate Varuska chromosome 1, EquPr2, whole genome shotgun sequence genome, the region GCTAagcccctggccctgccacttgccACTCCTCTTGGTTCCTGGGCACATTATCAGGTCCTCCCTGCCTCCAATTCCTCCTTCATCGAGTGGTCGTGATGGCAGCGCCTGTCTCACCAAGATGTTGGAGTGAGTATTAAGTGTATTAACACAGACGCTGCACCCAACATCTGCCTCGAAGTAAGTGGTCAATTAATGTGTGCCTTCCTTTCCAAGGCCCACGGCTCTGCCTTGGCTCTCGCAGGGCCTGTCTGCTGGGCCCACGGCCCCGGCTTGTGAGCTACATTTCCTGTCTTGAGGTTTCAAGTCCTAGCTAGAAGAGTGAGACACCCCTGAAGCGTCCTCTATCACcatctttcactcattcattcattcagcaaacatctattaatgcctcctatgtgccaggtgccaggTCAAACGCTGGGGTTAGAACACTCCACAAGGAATGGAACAGCCCAGTGGGGAGACCGGCAAGAAGACACATTCAATGGGATAATAGCCGAGAGGCTCTTAGGGGAGCGCCTGGGCACACGGCAGCACTGTGTGCTGTTAAATAAACAGGAGAGGTCAGTTATGATGGGTGAGTCCAGCCGCTGTGGAGCACACGGGGTGAGGAGGGGGCAGCCAAGCCAGGAGTAGGGAGTCAGCAGGAAGTCACATGGAATCAAGActaggggaaggaggagagggtagAAGatgggccaggcagagggaatggcccAGAGGCAGCAGAGCCCCGGCCTGTGTGGGGAACTGGGAGCAGTGCGGTCTGGCTGAAATTGAGGGTCTgtgggagagatggaggaggcTAGAGAAGCAGGCAGCGGTCAGAGCCTGAGTCTTGGAAGTCGGGTTAAAGAGCTGGGGTACCTGACTCGACAGAACCTGGCTCCTGGTCTGGATGCCAATGAGGCTCTGAGTCCCACCCAGAAAGGCTCCGAGTCACTCCGTGGCAACCAGGAGCCCACCTCTGTGCTCCTGAAGGTGGCGGCCAAGCAGGAGTGGAGCCTGCGCCAGGCTTTCTCAGATGCGTGGGAGCGGGTGGCTGGGGACAGGGCTTTGGCCCTGGACCCCTGGCCAGATGGCAGCCAGCAGTTCTGTTCTAACCACGCTCTGGGTCTTTCTCCGCAGATGCTGGAGGAGCTCAAGTGCTGGCCACGGGCAAGTCCGCTGGGGCCGAAACTGGTAGGTCACTAGGCAACTTTTTCTGTGTGTGGGATGGagcgggtggggaggggacactcAAAAGACGTGGGCAGGTCGGGGCGTGCAGGCATTGGCCTCCCACCACTCATCTCAGAACAAGGCAGCGCTCACCTCCAGGCCTGCCTGAGTGGCTGACACAGCTTCATcccagggcggggtgggggtccTGCGCGATGTGAGCCATCAGGGCGGCCTCTGTCCGCTCTCTGCGAGATGAGCAGTTCCAGCATGTATGGTGCCCTGTTCTGCAGGCATGAGGGCTGGAGAGCAGGGTCTGCCGTGCTCCTGCGCCTTCGCTGGTGCCTTCCCTCTGCTGCGCGGTCCAGCTCCTCTGCACCTCAGGGGCTCGGCTCGTGGGCAGGGTGCAGTTTGCATGTCACCTCCTTGGGAAGGCTCCCGCCTCCCACGCCAGCCCAGCCCACCCCTGTGACCTGGCATTAGAGTGAGCTCTACTCTTCCACCCCAACTGCGGGCTCCCCAGCACGGAGTCAGGTCTCATTCCTCTGCCTTCAATGCTCACCAACGTGCAGGCAGTCGACACAGACacagtaaatgaattaatgaagggCTAAATGAGGAAGGAGGGCTACAGGAGGCCAGAGAATGAGCCATCAGCCACTTTGAAGCGATCTCCACAGCAGAAGGGACCAGGGATGGAGTtgcaggaggaggggatgggatATGGGCGGAGGGGCAGGGAGCGACGTGCTCCCAGGAGAGCGGAGAACTGGCTGGCTTCAGCGGGTCGGAGTGTGGAACTTTAAGGTCCACATGTGTGACTTTAGACTTCATCTCACATGTAAAGAGAGCTGTGGAAGACCTTTGCAGGGTGGTGATGCAGTGAAGACCGCTGTTCAATTCCTCCCTACCCTTCAGATATCAAATACGCCCTCATCGGGACGGCTCTGGGCGTCGCCATATCGGCCGGCTTCCTGGTGCTGAAGATCTGCCTGATCAAGAAGCACTTGTGGGATAATGAATCCACAGACCAGAGGAGCACAAACCCAGACCCCAATGGTAAGGGAAGGGCGACCCTCA harbors:
- the TMEM273 gene encoding transmembrane protein 273 isoform X2; its protein translation is MTCVTSMTAMALEEGQHPAEYQSYRAHCLPPSRAGHLPTTDAGGAQVLATGKSAGAETDIKYALIGTALGVAISAGFLVLKICLIKKHLWDNESTDQRSTNPDPNDTTVRKKRAPRDAQVIEL
- the TMEM273 gene encoding transmembrane protein 273 isoform X3 encodes the protein MTCVTSMTAMALEEGQHPAEYQSYRAHCLPPSRAGHLPTTDAGGAQVLATGKSAGAETDIKYALIGTALGVAISAGFLVLKICLIKKHLWDNESTDQRSTNPDPNGRTSIFLKEMHK
- the TMEM273 gene encoding transmembrane protein 273 isoform X4, translated to MTCVTSMTAMALEEGQHPAEYQSYRAHCLPPSRAGHLPTTDAGGAQVLATGKSAGAETDIKYALIGTALGVAISAGFLVLKICLIKKHLWDNESTDQRSTNPDPNEMHK
- the TMEM273 gene encoding transmembrane protein 273 isoform X7; translation: MSLGARMLRAFLLLLDAGGAQVLATGKSAGAETDIKYALIGTALGVAISAGFLVLKICLIKKHLWDNESTDQRSTNPDPNDTTVRKKRAPRDAQVIEL
- the TMEM273 gene encoding transmembrane protein 273 isoform X5, with the translated sequence MSLGARMLRAFLLLLDAGGAQVLATGKSAGAETDIKYALIGTALGVAISAGFLVLKICLIKKHLWDNESTDQRSTNPDPNDTTVRKKRAPRSNLHFSERDAQVIEL
- the TMEM273 gene encoding transmembrane protein 273 isoform X8 encodes the protein MSLGARMLRAFLLLLDAGGAQVLATGKSAGAETDIKYALIGTALGVAISAGFLVLKICLIKKHLWDNESTDQRSTNPDPNGRTSIFLKEMHK
- the TMEM273 gene encoding transmembrane protein 273 isoform X6; translated protein: MKDVGQTDAGGAQVLATGKSAGAETDIKYALIGTALGVAISAGFLVLKICLIKKHLWDNESTDQRSTNPDPNDTTVRKKRAPRSNLHFSERDAQVIEL